The genome window CAGCAGGTGGGTGTCGAAGCCCGCGCCGAGGAACGCCGTGAAGCACTCGGTCAGCTCTTCCGGCCGCCCCCAGACGTAGGTGTGGTAGTCGAGCGGGTTCGCCACCGCGACCCGGTCGCCCAGGACTCGCCGCAGCCGCCTGCCGACCACCTCCGGGAACTCCGGCAGCGGCAGTCCGCGCTCGTCGGCCAGGTCGGCCACCAGCGCGGCCTCTCCCCCGGAGCAGCTGGCTGAGGCGAAGCGGGTTCCCGCCAGGGCGCCGTGGACGTGGAGGAACTTCAGCGTCTCCACGAACGCGCCGATCTCGTGCACCCTGGCCATGCCGCACCGCCGGAACAACGCGTCGCAGAGCACGTCCGGACCCGCGAGCGAGCTCGTGTGGCTGAGGTTGGCCCGCGCGCCCAGCTCGGAGCTGCCGGACTTGAGCACCACGACCGGAACCCGCCTGCGCAGCGCTTCCAGCGCCACCTCGGCCAGGCCCGGGGCGTCGTCGATGCCTTCCAGGTGCAGGCCGATCGCGGTGATCCGCGGGTCCTCCAGCATCGCCGCGACGAGGTCGGCCACCCCGGTCACGGCCGCGTTTCCGAGGGTGACCAGCTGGGCCAGCGGCAGCGAACGCCGCTGCATGGTCAGGTTCTGGCCGATGTTGCCGCTCTGGGTGATCACCGCGACGCCGCTGTCCACCCGTAGGCCGCCGTGCTGGTCCGGCCACAGCGCAACGCCGTCGAGGTAGTTCAGCGTGCCGATGCAGTTCGGCCCGATCAGCGGCATCGTCCCCGCGGCCGCCACGAGGGACTGCTGCAACGCCGCTCCCCCGTGCTCGGCGAACCCCGAGGCGTGGCAGACCGCGCCACCGCAACCGAGGGCGGCCAGCTCGGCCACCACCTGGACCGTCGCCTGGCCGGGCACCGCGACGAACGCGGCGTCGGGCACGCCGGGCAGCGACGCGACGTCCGGGTGACAGTCGAGTCCCGCGATCTCGGTCCGCCGCGGGTGCACCGGCCAGATCTCACCGCCGAACCCGATCCGGCGGCACTGCCGCACCGCCTCGGCCGCGGCCTCGCCGCCGACGACGGCGACGCGCTCGGGTGCGAGCAGCCTGCGCAGGTCCCCGTGCGCGGCCACGCTCAGGCTCCCAGCGGACGCAGCATCGACCGGGAGATGATGTGGCGCTGGATCTCGCTGGTACCGTCCCAGATCCGCTCGACCCGGGCGTCCCGCCAGAACCGCTCGACCGGCAGCTCCGCCATCAGGCCCATGCCGCCGAAGATCTGCACCGCGCGGTCGGTGATGCGCCCGAGCGCCTCGGAGGCGAACAGCTTGGCCATCGCGGCGTCCCGGTCGGTCATCGCGTCCTGGTCGAGCTTCCAGGCCGCGCGCAGGGTGAGCAGCTCCGCGGCGTCGAGCTCGGTGGCCATGTCGGCGAGCTGGAAACCGACGCCCTGGAAGCGCCCGACCGGCTGACCGAACTGCTCGCGCCGCGCCGCCCACTCGGTTGCCAGCTCCAGGACCCGCCTGCCCCGGCCCACGCTGGTGGCCGCGACACTCAGCCTGCTGGCGCCCAGCCACTGCCCCATCAGCTCGAACCCGCGCCCCTCTTCGCCCAGCCGCTGGCCCGCGGGGACCCGGCAGTCCTCGAAGGACAGCTCGCACTGGTGGTAGCCGCGGTGCGACACGCAGGCCGAGCCGCGCCGGACGGTGAGCCCGGGGGTGTCCAGGTCGACCAGGAAAGCGGTGATCAGGTTCTTCTCACCGCGCGGCGTCTGCTCGGTTCCGGTGGCGGCGAACAGGATGACGAAGTCCGCGGCGTCGGCGTGGCTGATGAAGTGCTTGGTGCCGTTGAGCACGTAGTCGTCACCGTCGCGGACCGCGCGCGTGGTCATGGACCGCACGTCCGATCCCGCGCCGGGCTCGGTCATGGCAAGGCAGTCGTGGCGTTCACCGCGGATGGCGGGCAGCAGGTAGCGCTCGCGCTGCTCGCCCTCGCACGCCTGCAGGATGTTGCTCGGCCGGGCGACCAGCATCTGCAACGCGTAGCCGGCGCGGCCGAGCTCGCGCTCCACCAACGCCATGCCGACGGCGTCGAGTCCGCCGCCGCCGAGCTCCTCGGGCATGTTCGCCGCGTACAGGCCTGCCGCCAGCGCGCGGTCGCGGATCTGCTCGGCGAGCCCGGGCGGCACCTCGTCGAGCCGCTCCACCTCGTCTTCGTACGGGTCGAGCTCGGTGGCCACGAACCTGCGGACGGTGTCGACGATCAGGCGGTGCTCGTCGGTGAGTTCGAAGTCCACGATCACTCCTCTCGCTTGATCCCCATCGGGCGGCCCACGACCTCGGGCACGGGGAGAACGGCGTGCGCGCGGTGCACGGCGGTCAGGCGTTCCCGCAGGTCCTCGGGCATCTCGCAGGCACGGCCCCGGTGCGTGTCGACGTGCACGAGCATCTGCTCGGCCGTCGCCAGCAGGACGCCGGTGCCCTCGTGGTGCATCTCGTGGAAGACGTGGACCCGCTTCGCGTCGTGGTCGAGCACCCGCAGGGTCAGCGCCAGCGGCTCGCCTTCGGTGACCTCGCGGCGGTTGTGCAGGTGGGTCTGCACCGTGTACAGCGACCGGCCCGCGGCCCGGTACCGCTCGTCGATTCCGACGTAGCGGAAGAACGCGTCGGCGTTGTCGCCGAAGACCAGCAGGTAGCAGGACTCGCTCAGGTGGCCGTTGTAGTCGACCCACCGCGGGCTCACCGGTGTGCGGTGCAGCCGCAGCGGCGCGGGGATCTCGGCGTCGGGGTCCCACTGGCGGTGCCCGCTGCCTTCGTATGGAGTGACCACTCGGTCCATATGTGTCTCACAATGTGCGTTGATTGTTCGCATTGCGCGACGGTGACCGTAGGCTCGGCAATCGCGTCGCGTCAAGGAGGCTCAGTCGGGCGGACTAGGCTGGCTCCCATGCGCACCAACGCGGCCGAAACCCGGAACGACCAGGACCCGTCCCGCGCGCCGACCGGCCGCGTGCAGTCGCTGGACCGGGCCGCGGCGCTGCTCAACGCCATCTCGGCGGGCGCGCCGGAAGGCCGCTCGGCGGCGGAGCTGGCGGTGGAGTGCGGGCTCAACCGGGCCACCGCGTGGCGGCTGCTGGCGACCCTCGAACACCACTCGATGGTCGAACGCGACCCGGCGACCAACCGCTACTCGATCGGCTTCGCCATCGCCAGGATGGCCACCTCCGCGGGCGTCGAGGGCCTGGTGCGGCGTTCCCACGGCGTCCTGGAGCGGTTGTGCGGGCAGACCGGCGAGACCGCGAACCTCGCGGTGCCGCAACGACTCGGACTGACCTATGTGGACGAGGTGATCCCGCCCGTGGTGCTCAGCGCACGGTGGCTGGGCAGGCAGGTCCCGATCCACGCGACCTCGGCGGGCAAGGCCCTGCTGGCCTGGCTGCCGGAGGAGGAGGTCGAGGCGATGCTCGCGCAGCCGCTGCCGGAGTACACCGGGACCACCCGCACCGACCGGACCGCGCTGCGGGCCGAGCTGGCCGAGGTCCGCGCGAACGGCTACGCCGTCAGCGTGGGCGAGCTCGAACCGCACCTCTACGGGGTCGCCGCGCCGGTGCTCGACGACCACCGGCGCCCGTTCGCCATCGTCAGCATCTGGGGCCCGCAGGACCGCGTGCCGCGGCCCCGGTTCCCCGAGCTCGGCGAGCGCGCGCAGCGGGCGGCGGCCGAGATCGCCGCCGCCATGTCGACCGCCTGACCCGGGCCCTGCCCGCCCGCTGCTCCCCGGCTCCCCCGGCGCCACTCACGGCGTAGCGCCGGAACCGCGACGAACGATCGCAGGTGGGTCGAGCGGCTCTGGAGGACTGGATGCGGTACAGGGCAATCGGTGCGCGAGGAGTACCGCGCCGCCACCCTGGACCACCAGAACGACCTGGCCGACCGGGGACGCAGGCGCATCCGCTGCCCGGTCCTCGCCTTGTGGATGCGATTCGCAGGCGTCGTTCTGGCGAGACCTCCGGGCAGCTACTACTGTTACACAGTGTGATCAAACCGCGACCGATGCTCGTCGGTTCGCGGTGGTCGTCTGGCGCTGAAGCAGTGCGGTTCGACCACGAGGGGTAGCCATGACGGAGCGGGAGCACCGGGGCAGGCGCATCCGGCGGGCGCTGCCCGGCAGCGGCCGCCCCGGCATGCTCAGCCACGCCGACAAGCTGGCCTGGCTGGTCGAGGCCGAGCGCATGGCGCGGATGGGCAGCTTCGCCTACGACGTCGCCCGCGGTGTCGGATACGGCAGCCCGCTGCTCATGGAGTGGTTCGCACGAGGGCAGGACGAGATCGTCGTCGACGACCTGCACCACCTGCTCGCCGCGCTGCACCCGGACGACCGGACCGCCGCGGAGAAGTGCTACGCCGAGGTCGTGGCCGACCCGGGCGGCCGGACGCAGAGCATCGAGATCCGCGACCAGAGCGGCGCGCACATCTACCTCTGCAACGTGCGCGCCGAGCACGGTCCCGACGGCCGGCTCACCCGCCTGCTGGGCACGGTCCAGGACGTCACCGAGCAGCGGACGCTGGAGTGGAAGCTGCGCGACGAGCAGCAGCGGGTGGTCGACGCCCAGCAGCTCGCCCGGCTGGGCACCTGGGAGTGGGACCCGGGCTCCGGGCAGACCAGGTTCTCGGACCTGCTCTACGAGCTCACCGGCAGGAGCCGCGCGGAGATCACGACCTATCACGGGTACCTGCAACGGGTTCCGGCCGATGAACGAGAGCAGGTGCACCGGATCTGGCAGGGGCTGCGCAGGGACCGGCAGCCGGTCGAGTTCGAGCACCGCTACGTCCGCCTGGACGGGTCGGTCCGCGTGTGGCGGATGCATGGCGCCGAAAGGCACGACATCGCGGGCAGACCGCGGCTGCTCGGCACCGTGCAGGACGTCACCGAGGAGCACGCCGCGCAGTCGCGGCTGCGGCGGTTCATCGACCTGTGCGAGCTCGCCCCGGTCGGCGTCGGCCTGTTCGACCAGGAGGAGCGGCTCGTGCACGCCAACCCCGCACTGTGCGGGCTCCTCGGCCACTCGCCCGAGCAGATGCGCGGCATGACCACCCAGGCCATCAGCGAGCCCGGCGAGGAGAACCGCTGGTCCCTGCCCGACGCGGCACGGGGAACCGGGATCGCCCCGGCACCACGGCGATGGCTGCGCCGCCGCGACGGCTACCCGGTGTACTGCGAACTGCACAGCACGGAGTCGGTGCAGGATGACGGAACCCGGTTCTGGCTGGTGGTCTTCCAGGACGTCACCGAGCCGTACCGGACCGCGGAGATGCTGCGGCACCAGGCGACCCACGACGAGCTGACCGGCCTGCCCAACCATGCCGCGGTGAAGGCGGCGCTGGGCGACCTGCTCGCCTCGCCGGGCGCGGACCGGGTGGCCGTGTTCCTCTGCGACATCGACAACTTCAAGCGCATCAACAACTCCCTCGGCCACGACGCCGGGGACGAGCTGCTGGTCGCGCTCGCCCGGAGGCTCGAAAGCCGGCTGCCGCGCGAATGCACGCCCGCCCGCCTCTCCGGTGACGACTTCCTGGTCGTCTGCTCCGACATCGACGCCGCGGGCGGCGTGGAGAGCCTGGCCAGGACCATGTCCGGACTGCTGAGCACCGCGGTTCCCGTGCACGGGCAGCTGATCAACGTGTCGGCGTCGATCGGCGCCGCGATGCGCCACGACCCGCTCACCACCGGCGGCGACCTCCTGCGCTTCGCCGACGCGGCGCTGAGCGAGGCGAAGCGGCAGGGGCCCGGCAGGCTCTCGCTGGCCGGGCCCGCGCTGCGGGACGCCGCGAACCAGCAGGTGCACCTGGAAGGAGAGCTGCGCAAGGCCCTGCAGGACGACGAGCTGGAGATGCACTACCAGCCCGTGGTCTCCGACGACGGCACCATCGTCACGGTCGAAGCACTGCTGCGGTGGCCGCACCCCGAGCGCGGGATGCTGAGGCCCGGCGCGTTCATGCCGATCGCCGAGCAGGGCGGCATGCTGCGCGACCTCGACCATTGGGTGCTGCGGACCTGCCTGCGCGAAGCCGCGACCTGGCCACCCGCGCGCGGCGAGCCGGTGTGGATCGCGGTCAACCTCTCGGCGCTGGTTCCCGGCGACCCCGGATTCGTCGACACCGTCCGGGACGCGATCAACGCCAGCGGCATCGACCCGGGCCGGGTGATCCTCGAGCTGGTCGAGACCGCGCTGGTGGACCTGCCGGACCGCTCCCGGCAGGCCATGGACGAGCTCACCCGCTACGGGGTCCGGTTCTCCGTGGACGACTTCGGCACCGGCTACTCATCGCTGGCCCGCCTGAAGGACCTCCCGGCGCACACGATCAAGCTCGACCGCCGGTTCGTCTCCGGAGTCGTCACCGACCCGGCGGACCTGGCGGTCGCCAAGGCGGTCGCCGACATCGCCCACGCCATGCGCCGCCGATGCGTCGCCGAAGGCGTGGAAACCGCGACCCAGTTCCACGTGCTGCGCGGCATCGGGGTGAACGGCTACCAGGGCTGGCTGTTCTCCCACGCCCTACCCGTCCGCGAGCTGCTCCCGCTGCTGCGCAAGGGCCACCTGCCCGTACCGACCACATGATCGGCCGCGTGATCGGCCGCGCCCGCCGAGATCGACGAAACCCGACCTGCGCAGGGCCGGGAGCTGGCAGACTGAAAGCCTTCTTTGGCTGATCGGCTTCGTCATCCGGAGGGGTTCGTGGTCGGTGACGGCAGGGCGCGGCGGCGGTGGCCGTGGGCGGTGTTCGGCGCGGTGTCCGCACTGGCCGTCGCGGGCGTCGCGGTGTGGCTCGGCGGGGAGATCGTGTCCTACTCCCGCAGGCCGTTGTCCGATCAGGACAGTCTGGCCAGCGTGACCAGCATGTTCATCGGCGGTGCGGCGCTTTTGGTGTCGGCGGGGTCGCTGGTGCTGGCGGCGCTGCAACTGCGCCAGGGCGCCAGGCAGGCCCGCTCGCGGGAGTCCCGCGAGCCACAGCCCGAGAGTCCACAGCCCGGGGGCACCGTGCAGATCGGCACGGCCTCGGACGGCGGCCGGCTGTTCCAGGTCGCCCACGGCGACGTCCACCTCCACGACGCGCCACCGGAACCCGGTCGGCGCGGGGAAAGCACCCGATGACCACCGCGGGCGACGGGCCCTCGCAGGTGCACCAGGAAGTGCGCGTCGAGGGCGGCTTCGGCTACGGGGTGATCGGGGCCGACCTGCACGTGTTCGCCGACCGGGGACCGGTCTACGTGCTGGAGGAGTACCGGCGGTCGCAGCCGCCCGACCCGGATTGGCTGGCCGAGCTGCCGAGCCGGATGCTCAACGCCCGCTACGCGGTCGTGGACTTCACCGGCCGCCAGGACGAGCTGGCCCTGCTGCGCCAGTGGCGCGACACCGGACCGCGACTGGCCGCGCGGTGGCTGCACGCACCCGGCGGCCAGGGCAAGACCCGGCTGGCCGCCCGGTTCGCCGAGGAGTCGCTCGCCGCGGGCTGGAAGGTCGTCACCGCGACGCACGGACCGGGCAGCGTCCTGCCGCCACCTGGCAGCCAGGACCTGCGTCTGACCGGAAAACGCGGCCTGCTGCTGATCATCGACTACGCCGACCGGTGGCCGCTGAGCCACCTGACCTGGCTGCTCAGCAACGCCCTCCTGCACCAGAGCGCGGTCCCGGCGCGGGTGCTGATGCTCGCCCGCGGCGCGGACGCCTGGCCCGCCGTGCGCGCGGCGCTGGCCAACCACCAGGCCGGCACCTCCTCCCAGCACCTGGCCGCCCTGCCCGACGACACCGGCCAGCGCACCGAGATGTTCACCGCGGCACGCGACAGCTTCGCCACCCGCTACGCCCTGGGTTCCGCCACCGATGTCCGGCCACCGGCCCGGCTCGACGGCCCCGACTTCGGGCTGACCCTCGCGCTGCACATCGCCGCGCTGGTCGCCGTCGACGCCCACGCCACCGGCCGCCGCCCACCCGCCGACATGGCGAACCTGACCATCTACCTGCTGGACCGCGAACACCTGCACTGGGCACGCCTGCACACCAGCGGCGAGCACGACACCGGCGACACCGACCGCGGCTACCTGACTCCGCCCGCGGTGATGAACCGGACCGTGTTCACCGCGGCACTGACCGGTCCGCTGGCCCGATCCCCCGCCACCACGGTCCTGGGATCACTGCACGTGCCACTGGAACCCGAGCGCGTCCTCACCGACCACAGCCTGTGCTACCCGCCCGCGGACCCCACCGGAACCTCGGTGCTGGAACCGCTGTATCCCGACCGGCTCGCCGAGGACTTCATCGCCCTCACCCTGCCCGGGCACACCGCCGACTACCCCACCCAGTCCTGGGCCGCACCAACCACCTCCACCCTGCTCGCCGCGAACGGCGACCGTTCGACGCCTTCCTGGACGCCCCGCACCGTCACCTTCCTCGCCGCCGCCGCGGAACGCTGGCCCCACGTCGGCCCGGACCACCTCTACCCGCTGCTGCACGCCTCCCCCGAACTCGCCGTCGCCGCGGGCGGTGCCGCGCTGACCTCCCTGGCCGGGTTACCGGACATCGACCCCGATCTGCTGGAATCCATCGCGTCGCACTTCCCGGAAGACCGCCGCGTCGACCTCGACGCGGGCATCGCCGCCGTCACCGTCCGCCTCGCACCACACCGCCTGACGCACGGCTCCGGCTGGTCCACGCAGGTGGCGATCCACCACGACGTCGGTCTCCGGCTGCACTACGCCGGCCGGGAGCCGCAGGCGCTCCAAGCAGCCGAGCAAGCCGTGGCGGCAGCGCGGCGGCTCGTGGAGGAAGCGGCCGGCACCCGTGCGCGCACGATGGAGCGTCTGAAGCGCGCCGCGAGCGATCCCGCCTTCGCCAGAGCAGCAGCGGCGTCCGGCCTGACGGCCGAGGAGAAGCTGGCTCGGCTGGGGGCCGAGGAGAAGGCCACCCAGTTGGGGGCCGGCGCGGAACGCATGCTCGCGGGTGCGTTGCGGAGTCTCGGGCGACGCCTGTCGGCGCTGGGCCGCAAGGACGAAGCGCTCGCGGCGAGCGAGGAAGCCGTCACCATCATGCGCCGTCTCGTCCAGGACTTCCCCACCGTCTACGACGACGAATTCGGTGCCGCGCTGTACTCCCTGGGTGGCGACCTGGCGAGCATGGGACGCCCCGGCGATGCCTCCGCGGCGGCGCAGGAGGCCGTCCAGACGTACCGGCGGCTGGCCGCCGCCGACCCGGCCGCATACGAACCCGACCTCGCGATCTTCCTGGTGGGCTGCGGAACCGGCCTGTTCGACCAGGGCCGGCTGCCCGAGGCGCTGGCACTGACCGAGGAGGGCGTGGCGATCATGCGGCGGCACGCCCAGGCCGATCCCGCCACCCGCGAGCCCAGCTTCGCCGAGCTGCTGTCCACGCTCAGCCTCCGGCTGTCCAACTCCAAACGGCCCGCCGAGGCGACGGCCACCGCGCAGGAAGCGGTCGCGGTGTACCGGCGGCTGGCCGGGATCAACCCGGCCGCCCACGAGCCGGAGCTCGCCGAGGCGCTGCGGTGCCTGGGGATGTGCCTGCTGAACGCGGGCCGGTCGGAGTCGCTGGACGCGAGCGGCGAAGCGGTCGGCATCCAGCGGCGGCTGGCCCGGGACATCCCCGCCGCCTACGAGCCGCGCCTCGCCGAAGCGCTGCTCGTCCACAGCTGGTGCCTGTACGCGACGGGGCGGCACGCCGAGGCCCTGGCCGCCACGCGCGAACAGGTCGAGGTGTACCGGCGCCTGAGCCAGGGCAACCCGGGCACCTACGAGCACCGCTTCGCGGTGGCCCTGCTGTCCTTCGCGGGACTGTGCGCCGGGACGAAGAGCGAGATCGACAGCGGGCTGAGCGCGATCAACGAAGTGATCACCACCTACCACCGCGACGGGCACGCGCTGGCCATGTTCGCCTTCGGCGTGCGCTCGGCCGGTGGGGAGTTCGTCAAAGTGCTGGACGAACTCGGCCGCGCTCACGACGCGGCCGAACTTCGGCGCGCGCTCAGCACCGTCCCCGAGGTCGCACCACCGGCGACCTGACCACGCGTCCACCCCGCCTGCCGCGCCGAGAGGGGAACCGCGCTACCAGGTGACCGGAAGTTCGTAGACGCCGTAGACGAACCCGTCGTGCTTGAACGGGATGTCCTCGACGCCGGCCGCCAGCGCGAGCCCGGGTGCCCTGCGGTACAGGGTGCGGTAGACGATCTCCAGCTCAAGCCGGGCGAGGGGCTGGCCGAGGCACTGGTGCACGCCGAAGCCGAACGCGACGTGGTGGCGCGCCTCGCGGGTGATGTCGAGCCGGTCGGGGTCGGGGAACGCGTCGGGGTCGCGGTTGGCGATCTCGTTGGGCAACACCAGCCCCTCACCTTCCCGCACCCGCTGGCCGGCGACCTCCAGGTCCTCCAGCGCGACGCGGCGGCGCCCGCCGTGGGTGATGTTGAGGTAGCGCAGCATCTCCTCCACTGCCCGACGGGCCACCGCCGGATCGTCGGACTCCCGCAGCAGGGCGAGCTGGTCGGGGTGGCGCAGGAGCAGTAGCGTGCTGAGCGCGATCATGTTGGCGGTGGTCTCGTGCCCGGCGATCAGCAGCAGCACCGCCATCTCGGTGGCCTGCCGCGACGTCAGCTCACCCGCTTCGATCCTGCCGCAGAGCCGGGAAAGCAGGTCGTCGCCGCGATCGTCCATTTTGGACGCCAAGAGGCGGCTCAGGTACTCGGCCAGCCCGCCGGAGGCCTGCGACCGCTGCTCCGGTGTGGAGTTGCGGTTGATCATGGTCTTGCTGTTGGACTGGAAGAAGGCGTGGTCGGCGTAGGGCACGTCGAGCAGCTCGCAGATCACCATGGACGGCACCGGCAGCGCGAACTCCTCGACCAGGTCCGCGGGCCTGGGCCCGGCCAGCAGCTCGTCCACCGCCTCGTCGACGATCCGCTGCACCCAGGGCCGCATCCGCTCGACGTTCTTCACCGCGAAGGCGGAGCCGACCATCCGCCGCAGCCGGGCGTGCTCGGGATCGTCCATGCCGATGAAGCTCAGCGTGCCGCCGCCCGGCGCCTGGCGCGGGTAGGTGGGGTGGTTCATGTCGGCGCTGACGCGGCTGTCCCTGAGCACCGCGCGCTGGTCGGCGTAGCGGGTTACCAGCCACGGCATGCTGCCGTCCCACAACCGCACGCGCGCCATCGGCGTCTCCCGCTGGAGGTCGCGCAGTGCGGGCGGCGGGTCGAATGGGCAGCCCTGGGCCCGCGACATCGGATACTCGGGCGTGCTCTCGTCCAACGTGCTCGTCATCGGTTTTCCTTCCTGGGGCGGGGAATGCGGTTCAGGAGTCCACCGCCGCGGCGCGCGGTTCCACGAGGTGGCGCTGGCGCAGCAGGCGCGCCTGCTTGGGCATGTTCCAGCCGAGCACGCCCACGGCCCGGCCGTCCCGCTCGTAGACGGCGGCGAAGCGCCGCGAGGCAATGTCGCCCTCCACCACGTCCACCTGCGCGTCGGCGGGGAGCACGCCGTGGACCTGGACCCTGGCGGCGAACTGGTCGGTCCAGAAGTGGGGAACGGGCGCATAGGGGAGGTCGGCGCCGAGGATGTTGGCCGCGACGGCGGCGGCCTGTTCGGTTGCGTTGGTGCGGTTCTCCAGCCGCACCAGGCCGCCGAGACCGTGGTGCTGCCAGCGCGCCACATCGCCTACCGCGTAGATCCCGTCGGCGGCGCTGCACCGGGAGTCGCACACCACGCCGTTCTCCAGCATCAGCCCGCTGTTCTCCAGCCAATCGGTGTTGGGCACCGCGCCGAGCGCGACCACGACCACGTCCGCGTCCAGCACGTCACCGGTCGTCAGCCGCACACCGGTCACCCGGCCGTCCGCGCTGGCGAGGCCCTCCACCGCGACGCCCGGGCGCACGTCCACGCCGTGCTCCCCGTGCAGTTCGGCCAGCAGCCCGGACGCCAGCGGCCCGAGCTGGGCCTCCATGGGCGCGGACTGCGGCCCGGCCAGCACGACCTCCACGCCGAGACCGCGCGCGGTGGCGGCGACCTCCGCACCGAGAACACCGTCGCCCGCCACCACCAGACGACGGGCGCCGAGCAGGCGGACCCGCAACGCGAGCGCGTCGTCCAGCGAGCGCAGCACGTGCACCCCTCGCAGCCCGGCCTGGCCGGGCAGCACGCGCGGTCGTACACCGGTCGCCACGACGACGGCGTCGGCGGTCAGATCCCGCCCGGAAGCGCTGCGCACGGTGCGCGCCGCCACGTCCAGCGACACGGCCGCGTCACCGAGCAGCAACCGCGCATCCAGCCGCTCCAGCGCGTCACCGGAACGCACGTGCGCGCGCTCTGGTTCCCACTGCCCCGCCAGGACCTGCTTGGACAGCGGAGGACGGTCGTAGGGCACGTGCGGCTCGTCGCCGAGCACGGTCAGCGCTCCGCGGTATCCCTTGCGGCGCAACGCCTCCGCGGTGGCCAGGCCCGCCGCGGAGGCACCGACGACGAGCACGCCCGCGGGTGTGCTCACGCCTGCTCGCTCAGCGCGATCGCCGCGGCCGGGCACACGTCGGCGGCCTCGCGGACGGCCGCGTGCAGACCCTCGGCGGGCTCGGCGTCGAGCAGGACCACGACACCGTCCTCGTCGCGCTGGTCGAAGACCTCGGGCGCGGCCAGGACGCAGGAGCCGGCGCCGCAGCACTTCTCTTCGTCAACGGTGATCTTCACGTTCCAGCACTCCTTTTCGTGTTGTTGCCGGACAGGCGCCGGCGCAGGAAGACGAGCCTTCGGGTTCCGGACACGTCCCCCGCGCGCAGCAAACCAACTCCAGACGCCTGAGTCAATCGACTGACTTAAATTCTAGCGAGTCCTCAGCGGCGGGTGACCGGCGCCGTCCACAGGCCGGTGATGGCGTCGACGAGCCCCGCCGCGACCTCGTCCCAGGTGGCCCTCGGAGTGCCCGTGCCCTCGGCGAGAGCACGTTCCCGCTCGGCGCACACGTGCACCATCAGCGTGCGGACCATGGCCTCGCGCTCGGCGCGGACGTCCCGCGGCAGATCCGGGGAGCAGCGGTCGAAACCGGCGATGGCCTCCTCCAGGGACGGCGCGGCCATCACCTCCTCTGACACGATCGCGCCGAACACCGGGTCGGTCGCGACCTGCGCCGCGAACCGCGCGAACCAGGAGTGCACGCCCAGCGAGTCCAGGTGCGCCGTGTGCGAGCGCACCAGGCACGCCACCCAGTCCCGCACGTCCTGCGAGCCCGTCACCGCGGCGACCATCGCCGCGCGCAGCCGTTCGATCCGCTCGCCGTGCCCACGCACGATCGCCCGCACCAGATCGGCCTTGGTGCCGAAGTGGTAACCGAC of Saccharopolyspora erythraea contains these proteins:
- a CDS encoding tetratricopeptide repeat protein: MTTAGDGPSQVHQEVRVEGGFGYGVIGADLHVFADRGPVYVLEEYRRSQPPDPDWLAELPSRMLNARYAVVDFTGRQDELALLRQWRDTGPRLAARWLHAPGGQGKTRLAARFAEESLAAGWKVVTATHGPGSVLPPPGSQDLRLTGKRGLLLIIDYADRWPLSHLTWLLSNALLHQSAVPARVLMLARGADAWPAVRAALANHQAGTSSQHLAALPDDTGQRTEMFTAARDSFATRYALGSATDVRPPARLDGPDFGLTLALHIAALVAVDAHATGRRPPADMANLTIYLLDREHLHWARLHTSGEHDTGDTDRGYLTPPAVMNRTVFTAALTGPLARSPATTVLGSLHVPLEPERVLTDHSLCYPPADPTGTSVLEPLYPDRLAEDFIALTLPGHTADYPTQSWAAPTTSTLLAANGDRSTPSWTPRTVTFLAAAAERWPHVGPDHLYPLLHASPELAVAAGGAALTSLAGLPDIDPDLLESIASHFPEDRRVDLDAGIAAVTVRLAPHRLTHGSGWSTQVAIHHDVGLRLHYAGREPQALQAAEQAVAAARRLVEEAAGTRARTMERLKRAASDPAFARAAAASGLTAEEKLARLGAEEKATQLGAGAERMLAGALRSLGRRLSALGRKDEALAASEEAVTIMRRLVQDFPTVYDDEFGAALYSLGGDLASMGRPGDASAAAQEAVQTYRRLAAADPAAYEPDLAIFLVGCGTGLFDQGRLPEALALTEEGVAIMRRHAQADPATREPSFAELLSTLSLRLSNSKRPAEATATAQEAVAVYRRLAGINPAAHEPELAEALRCLGMCLLNAGRSESLDASGEAVGIQRRLARDIPAAYEPRLAEALLVHSWCLYATGRHAEALAATREQVEVYRRLSQGNPGTYEHRFAVALLSFAGLCAGTKSEIDSGLSAINEVITTYHRDGHALAMFAFGVRSAGGEFVKVLDELGRAHDAAELRRALSTVPEVAPPAT
- a CDS encoding cytochrome P450; translation: MTSTLDESTPEYPMSRAQGCPFDPPPALRDLQRETPMARVRLWDGSMPWLVTRYADQRAVLRDSRVSADMNHPTYPRQAPGGGTLSFIGMDDPEHARLRRMVGSAFAVKNVERMRPWVQRIVDEAVDELLAGPRPADLVEEFALPVPSMVICELLDVPYADHAFFQSNSKTMINRNSTPEQRSQASGGLAEYLSRLLASKMDDRGDDLLSRLCGRIEAGELTSRQATEMAVLLLIAGHETTANMIALSTLLLLRHPDQLALLRESDDPAVARRAVEEMLRYLNITHGGRRRVALEDLEVAGQRVREGEGLVLPNEIANRDPDAFPDPDRLDITREARHHVAFGFGVHQCLGQPLARLELEIVYRTLYRRAPGLALAAGVEDIPFKHDGFVYGVYELPVTW
- a CDS encoding NAD(P)/FAD-dependent oxidoreductase — translated: MSTPAGVLVVGASAAGLATAEALRRKGYRGALTVLGDEPHVPYDRPPLSKQVLAGQWEPERAHVRSGDALERLDARLLLGDAAVSLDVAARTVRSASGRDLTADAVVVATGVRPRVLPGQAGLRGVHVLRSLDDALALRVRLLGARRLVVAGDGVLGAEVAATARGLGVEVVLAGPQSAPMEAQLGPLASGLLAELHGEHGVDVRPGVAVEGLASADGRVTGVRLTTGDVLDADVVVVALGAVPNTDWLENSGLMLENGVVCDSRCSAADGIYAVGDVARWQHHGLGGLVRLENRTNATEQAAAVAANILGADLPYAPVPHFWTDQFAARVQVHGVLPADAQVDVVEGDIASRRFAAVYERDGRAVGVLGWNMPKQARLLRQRHLVEPRAAAVDS
- a CDS encoding ferredoxin translates to MKITVDEEKCCGAGSCVLAAPEVFDQRDEDGVVVLLDAEPAEGLHAAVREAADVCPAAAIALSEQA
- a CDS encoding TetR/AcrR family transcriptional regulator translates to MAGVDRDLRAQRSGATRLQILSAAERLFAEHGLYAVSNRRISVAAGQGNNAAVGYHFGTKADLVRAIVRGHGERIERLRAAMVAAVTGSQDVRDWVACLVRSHTAHLDSLGVHSWFARFAAQVATDPVFGAIVSEEVMAAPSLEEAIAGFDRCSPDLPRDVRAEREAMVRTLMVHVCAERERALAEGTGTPRATWDEVAAGLVDAITGLWTAPVTRR